One window from the genome of Rhizobium sp. NZLR1 encodes:
- a CDS encoding site-specific integrase, producing MAKAKTSLTAVERRAEELDTIAAVLPIERRDELAELLTDDDVETLRHLVNQGMGDNTLRALTSDLAYLEAWGLAATKKSLPWPAPEALLLKFVAHHLWDPEKRASAPDHGMPADVDESLRSQGFLKSVGPHAPATVRRRLANWSTLTKWRGLDGAFASPALKSAIRLAIRAAPRQRLRKSAKAVTGDVLAKLLATCATDSLRDLRDRAILMVAFASGGRRRSEIAGLRREQLTVEVPIPVENGAPLPSLAIHLGRTKTSSGEQDDVVYLTGRPVEALNAWMAAAKIDSGSVFRGIGRWGTVSRRAIDPQSVNAILKQRAEMAGLEPGEFSAHGLRSGYLTEAAIRNIPLLEAMEQSRHRSVQQAAGYYNNVTRRSGRAARML from the coding sequence GTGGCCAAAGCCAAGACATCACTGACCGCCGTCGAGCGCCGTGCCGAAGAGCTCGACACCATCGCCGCCGTGCTGCCGATCGAGCGCCGCGACGAACTCGCCGAACTGCTCACCGACGACGACGTCGAAACCCTGCGCCATCTCGTCAACCAGGGCATGGGCGACAACACGCTGCGGGCGCTGACCTCGGATCTCGCCTATCTGGAAGCCTGGGGATTGGCCGCCACCAAAAAGTCGCTGCCCTGGCCGGCGCCCGAAGCGCTGCTCTTAAAATTCGTCGCTCATCACCTCTGGGATCCGGAAAAGCGGGCTTCCGCACCCGATCACGGTATGCCGGCCGACGTCGACGAAAGCCTCAGGAGCCAAGGGTTTCTCAAATCCGTCGGTCCACACGCGCCAGCCACAGTGCGGCGGCGGCTGGCGAACTGGTCGACGCTGACCAAGTGGCGCGGCCTCGACGGCGCGTTCGCCTCCCCTGCCCTCAAATCAGCCATTCGGCTGGCGATCCGAGCCGCGCCAAGACAACGTCTTCGCAAGAGCGCCAAGGCGGTCACCGGCGACGTGCTGGCAAAGCTGCTGGCGACTTGCGCGACCGACAGCCTGCGCGATCTCCGCGACCGGGCGATCCTGATGGTCGCCTTTGCCTCCGGCGGCCGCCGGCGCAGCGAGATCGCCGGACTGCGCCGCGAGCAACTGACCGTCGAGGTGCCGATCCCAGTCGAGAATGGCGCCCCCCTCCCCTCTCTCGCCATCCATCTCGGTCGCACCAAGACCAGCTCCGGTGAGCAAGACGATGTCGTCTATCTGACCGGCCGGCCGGTGGAGGCGCTCAATGCCTGGATGGCGGCCGCCAAGATCGACAGCGGCAGCGTGTTTCGGGGGATCGGGCGCTGGGGGACTGTGTCGCGGCGGGCGATCGATCCGCAGTCGGTCAATGCCATTCTCAAGCAGCGGGCGGAGATGGCTGGGTTGGAGCCGGGGGAGTTTTCCGCTCATGGGCTGCGGTCAGGCTATCTGACAGAGGCCGCCATTCGGAACATCCCTCTTCTGGAAGCGATGGAGCAATCGCGACATCGATCCGTTCAGCAGGCTGCAGGCTACTACAACAACGTTACAAGGCGGAGCGGGCGTGCTGCACGGATGCTGTGA
- a CDS encoding cold-shock protein gives MATGTVKWFNATKGFGFIEPDDGSADVFVQVERAGMRGLNDGQKITYELVKDRKSGKMSADNLQA, from the coding sequence ATGGCGACCGGTACGGTAAAGTGGTTCAACGCAACGAAGGGCTTCGGGTTCATCGAGCCGGACGACGGCAGCGCCGATGTGTTCGTCCAGGTGGAGCGGGCCGGCATGCGCGGCCTCAACGACGGCCAGAAAATTACCTATGAGCTGGTAAAGGATCGCAAGTCCGGCAAGATGTCTGCGGACAACCTGCAGGCCTGA
- a CDS encoding IS110 family transposase has product MQGKVSFQEDAMPVVYAGVDVSKEWLDVHLHPLGESRRFSNDKTGIRQLKRLLARHQPKSIVMEATGKFHRPAHRSLWLDGFAVAVVDPLRARMFARACGYLAKTDRLDARFLALLAESLRPPADTPPSPHIEALQELVNARSAAKCDITALQNRSKTATTALMRGELNRLVRRLEQHVERLDKEIERCVGEDPQLCRKAEILTSIPGIGRVTALALMAGMDELGSCSGKQAAMLAGLAPIANDSGARTGRRSIRAGRPAPRRALYMAALSARRYNPALARFADTLKAAGKPAKVILVAIMRKLLVLANCLLAHDRIWTPNPP; this is encoded by the coding sequence ATGCAAGGCAAGGTTTCGTTCCAAGAAGACGCGATGCCGGTAGTTTATGCCGGTGTGGACGTGAGTAAAGAGTGGCTTGATGTTCATCTGCATCCGCTGGGCGAAAGCCGGCGGTTTAGCAATGACAAGACCGGCATCCGCCAGCTGAAACGGCTGCTGGCCAGGCATCAGCCCAAAAGCATCGTGATGGAGGCAACCGGCAAGTTCCATCGCCCCGCCCATCGCTCGCTTTGGCTCGATGGCTTTGCCGTCGCCGTGGTCGATCCGCTGCGCGCCCGCATGTTTGCCCGCGCCTGCGGCTATCTCGCCAAGACCGACCGTCTCGATGCCCGTTTCCTGGCGCTCCTGGCCGAGAGCCTGCGCCCGCCGGCCGACACGCCGCCAAGTCCTCACATCGAGGCCTTGCAGGAGCTGGTCAATGCACGATCGGCAGCCAAATGCGACATCACCGCCCTGCAGAACCGCAGCAAGACTGCCACCACCGCCCTTATGCGCGGCGAACTCAACCGCCTCGTGCGTCGGCTGGAACAGCATGTCGAACGTCTCGACAAAGAGATCGAACGATGTGTCGGCGAGGACCCGCAGCTCTGCCGCAAGGCCGAGATCCTCACCTCCATCCCCGGCATCGGCCGCGTCACGGCCCTGGCATTGATGGCCGGCATGGACGAGTTGGGCAGTTGTTCGGGCAAGCAGGCCGCCATGCTGGCAGGGCTTGCACCAATCGCCAACGACAGCGGTGCCCGAACCGGACGTCGTTCCATCCGCGCCGGCAGGCCAGCACCCCGGCGCGCGCTCTACATGGCCGCCTTGTCGGCCCGTCGATACAATCCCGCCCTGGCTCGTTTCGCAGACACGCTCAAAGCCGCAGGAAAACCAGCCAAGGTCATCCTGGTCGCCATCATGCGCAAGCTGCTCGTCTTGGCAAACTGCCTCCTAGCTCACGATCGCATCTGGACACCAAATCCGCCTTGA